A stretch of the Chlamydia pecorum E58 genome encodes the following:
- a CDS encoding dihydrolipoamide acetyltransferase family protein: MFEFRFPKIGEAGSGGSVVRWLKNVGEFVKKDEPLLEVSTDKIATELASPQAGILAQQLVNEGDEVASGDVLALLEESSLEASEEAPPKEELCTFGEELPTATPGGWFSPSVLSLAQCKGIAMHELQQIPGTGSDGRVTKKDLEAYIETRSSEDQSKENRIPMSPLRRAIASSLSKSSDEVPHASLVVDVDVTDLMNLIAEERERFFATHHVKLTITSFIVQCLAKTLEQFPLLNGSLDGHTIVVKKSINVGVAVNLNKEGVVVPVIRNCQDQGLVSIAKALADLSSRARENRLDPSEVQEGSVTVTNFGMTGALMGMPIIRYPEVAILGIGTIQKRVVVREDDSLAIRKMMYVTLTFDHRVLDGIYGSEFLTSLKNRLESVTMS, encoded by the coding sequence ATGTTTGAGTTTCGATTCCCTAAAATAGGAGAAGCTGGGTCTGGAGGATCTGTAGTTCGTTGGCTAAAGAATGTTGGAGAGTTCGTCAAAAAAGATGAGCCTCTACTTGAGGTGTCGACTGATAAAATCGCTACAGAACTTGCTTCTCCTCAAGCGGGAATCTTAGCTCAGCAACTTGTTAATGAAGGAGATGAGGTTGCTTCTGGGGATGTTTTAGCTTTGTTAGAGGAATCTTCTTTGGAAGCATCTGAAGAAGCCCCTCCTAAGGAGGAGCTTTGTACCTTTGGAGAAGAGCTTCCTACAGCAACTCCAGGGGGATGGTTTTCACCTTCGGTGTTAAGTTTAGCTCAATGTAAAGGGATCGCTATGCATGAGCTGCAGCAGATCCCAGGAACGGGAAGTGATGGGAGAGTCACGAAGAAGGATTTAGAGGCGTATATTGAAACCCGTTCTTCGGAAGATCAAAGTAAAGAGAATCGCATTCCGATGTCTCCTTTACGTCGTGCTATTGCCTCTTCTTTGTCGAAGTCCTCAGATGAGGTTCCCCATGCTTCCTTAGTTGTAGACGTAGATGTTACGGATCTTATGAATTTAATTGCTGAGGAGAGAGAACGTTTTTTTGCTACCCATCATGTGAAGCTGACCATTACGAGCTTCATTGTGCAGTGTCTTGCAAAGACTTTAGAGCAGTTTCCCTTATTGAATGGGTCTTTAGATGGCCATACTATTGTAGTAAAGAAATCCATAAATGTGGGTGTTGCTGTAAACCTCAACAAGGAAGGAGTTGTTGTCCCTGTCATCCGCAACTGCCAAGATCAGGGATTAGTAAGTATTGCTAAGGCCCTTGCAGATCTTTCCTCTCGTGCTCGAGAGAATCGCTTAGATCCCTCTGAAGTGCAGGAGGGGAGCGTCACAGTCACTAATTTTGGCATGACAGGAGCATTGATGGGGATGCCGATTATTCGTTATCCTGAGGTGGCTATTTTAGGGATAGGCACTATCCAAAAGCGTGTAGTGGTCCGAGAGGATGACTCTCTTGCGATTAGAAAAATGATGTACGTTACACTTACTTTTGATCATCGTGTTCTTGATGGCATATATGGAAGCGAATTTTTAACCTCATTGAAAAATCGTTTAGAGTCTGTTACCATGAGCTAA
- a CDS encoding KpsF/GutQ family sugar-phosphate isomerase, with translation MSSSAVFIDICHEILNKQKDALDEFFKIFHGEEVAKLAERILHHSGWIFFSGVGKSGYVARKIVATLQSLSERALFLSHGDLLHGDIGVVQEGDIVCLFSKSGETQELLDSLPYLKTRGVTLVAITSSPYSSLAISADFVVVLPVVPELDPFDLIPTTSTTCQMLFGDLLAMMLLQGRGVTLSTYGENHPSGKIGLKAKGRVRDYMFPKTEVPFCAPEDTVHDTLEIFSSYGCGCVCVVTPNYELLGIFTDGDLRRALAHYGGEVLSLALKEVMTARPRVVEREADVTTALQIMEARNPITALPVVNNITQNSVVGLLHVHTLAKAGLL, from the coding sequence ATGAGTTCCTCTGCGGTTTTTATAGATATATGCCATGAGATCCTAAACAAACAGAAAGACGCTTTAGATGAGTTTTTTAAGATATTCCATGGAGAAGAGGTTGCCAAATTAGCAGAGAGGATACTCCATCATTCTGGTTGGATATTTTTCTCAGGTGTAGGTAAAAGTGGCTATGTTGCAAGGAAGATCGTTGCGACGCTACAGTCTTTAAGTGAGCGGGCGTTGTTTCTCTCCCATGGGGATCTTCTTCATGGAGACATTGGGGTGGTCCAGGAGGGAGATATCGTTTGTCTCTTTTCAAAAAGTGGTGAGACCCAGGAGCTTTTAGATAGCCTCCCCTATTTAAAAACCCGAGGAGTAACTTTAGTCGCCATTACTTCCTCTCCGTATTCTAGCTTGGCAATTTCTGCTGACTTCGTGGTTGTTTTGCCCGTAGTTCCTGAACTAGACCCGTTTGATCTTATCCCCACGACCTCTACAACATGCCAGATGCTCTTTGGAGATCTCCTTGCAATGATGCTTTTGCAAGGACGGGGAGTGACCCTCTCCACCTATGGAGAAAATCACCCTAGTGGAAAGATCGGCCTCAAAGCAAAGGGAAGAGTCCGGGATTATATGTTTCCTAAAACGGAGGTGCCTTTTTGCGCTCCTGAAGATACAGTGCATGATACTTTGGAGATCTTTTCCTCATATGGTTGTGGATGTGTATGTGTTGTCACTCCGAACTATGAGTTGCTGGGAATTTTTACTGATGGAGACCTGCGCAGAGCCCTAGCGCATTATGGTGGGGAGGTTCTGTCCTTGGCGCTTAAAGAGGTGATGACAGCACGTCCTCGTGTTGTAGAAAGAGAGGCCGATGTCACTACAGCACTACAAATTATGGAAGCAAGAAATCCTATTACAGCTCTTCCTGTTGTGAACAATATCACCCAGAATTCTGTCGTAGGTTTGCTCCATGTTCATACGCTCGCAAAAGCTGGTTTGTTGTAG
- the cdsZ gene encoding zinc ribbon domain regulatory protein CdsZ: MHDTLQSILAIQELDIKMIRLMRVKKEHQKELSKVQSLKADIRRKVQEKESEMETLKNQIKEGENRIQEISEQINKLESQQAAVKKMDEFNALTQEMTAANKERRALEHQLSDLMDKQANSEDLIVSLKESLASTENSSNIIEKEIFDSIKKINEEGKQLLEKRIELKNATDPELFHIYERLLNNKKDRVVVPIENRVCSGCHIVLTPQHENLVRKRDRLIFCEHCSRILYWQESQAATQESSITKRRRRRAAV, translated from the coding sequence ATGCATGACACCCTTCAAAGTATCTTAGCCATTCAAGAGCTTGATATTAAAATGATTCGTCTTATGCGGGTTAAGAAAGAGCATCAAAAAGAGCTTTCTAAAGTTCAATCACTCAAGGCAGATATCCGTAGAAAGGTTCAAGAGAAAGAATCAGAAATGGAAACTCTGAAGAATCAGATTAAAGAGGGTGAAAATCGCATTCAAGAAATTTCCGAGCAGATTAACAAACTTGAGTCTCAGCAAGCTGCAGTTAAAAAAATGGATGAATTTAATGCATTAACCCAAGAGATGACAGCAGCGAATAAGGAACGTCGAGCTTTAGAGCATCAGCTTAGTGATCTTATGGATAAGCAAGCGAATAGTGAAGATCTCATAGTTTCTTTAAAAGAGAGCTTGGCATCAACAGAAAACAGCAGCAACATTATTGAAAAAGAGATTTTTGACAGCATAAAAAAAATCAATGAGGAAGGCAAACAGCTTTTGGAGAAGCGCATTGAACTTAAAAATGCTACAGATCCTGAGCTTTTTCATATTTATGAGCGTCTGTTGAACAACAAAAAGGATCGTGTTGTTGTTCCTATAGAAAACCGCGTATGTAGTGGTTGTCATATTGTTTTAACTCCTCAGCATGAAAATCTCGTAAGAAAAAGAGACCGCTTAATTTTTTGTGAACACTGTTCTAGGATCCTCTACTGGCAGGAATCTCAAGCTGCGACGCAAGAGAGCTCCATAACAAAACGTCGTCGTCGTCGTGCAGCTGTATAA
- a CDS encoding uroporphyrinogen-III synthase, protein MKHKIKRSTYAFVSENPRTLYLGLNKKTAKKYYAHHLPILQLVPFAKTSPQLKKAFRYLPLTTHILLTSPSSSAVFLSKACKRFSKSLLQKKCYICIGKATHETIRNVLPKAPTLLASEEISEGVFPVIRTLPTTSYLLYPHSSLSRPAIKDFLKKNSWHFFSYAHYTVKPRPIKKHLFSQYEHIILTSPSTVRAYAQLFPQLPQKTHWCQGPITLQEFQNFYCSTPRLLNQWALEMTQNGSLV, encoded by the coding sequence ATGAAGCATAAAATCAAAAGATCTACCTATGCGTTTGTCTCCGAAAACCCCAGGACACTTTATCTAGGTCTTAACAAAAAAACTGCCAAAAAATACTACGCTCACCACCTCCCTATTCTTCAGCTTGTTCCCTTTGCAAAAACTTCTCCACAACTGAAAAAAGCCTTTCGTTACCTACCTTTAACCACACATATCCTTCTTACAAGTCCCTCTTCCTCTGCCGTATTTCTTTCAAAAGCATGTAAACGTTTCTCTAAATCTTTGCTTCAAAAAAAGTGCTATATCTGCATTGGTAAAGCAACACATGAAACCATAAGAAACGTTCTTCCTAAAGCACCAACACTACTGGCATCCGAAGAGATTAGCGAAGGCGTCTTCCCAGTAATCCGAACCCTGCCTACAACTTCTTATCTCCTATACCCCCACTCTTCACTTTCTCGCCCAGCTATTAAAGATTTCCTTAAAAAAAACTCCTGGCATTTTTTCTCTTATGCGCACTATACCGTCAAACCACGACCAATAAAAAAACACCTATTTTCTCAATATGAACATATAATCCTGACTAGCCCTTCTACTGTACGCGCTTACGCTCAATTATTTCCTCAGCTTCCCCAGAAAACCCATTGGTGCCAGGGCCCTATTACACTTCAAGAATTTCAAAATTTTTATTGCTCAACACCAAGACTCTTAAATCAATGGGCTCTAGAAATGACACAAAATGGTTCCCTGGTATAG
- a CDS encoding glycine hydroxymethyltransferase: MVISNHEFLEGRSVNKREKLAAVAYTAALAHLKNCFPSVGKKIIDELKSQRSCLKMIASENYSSLSVQVAMGNLLTDKYCEGSPFRRFYSCCENVDAIEWECAETAKELFSSEYAFVQPLSGSDANLLALMAVLTHKIQTPAVKALGYKTINDLSEEEYMQLKRDMASSVCLGPSLNAGGHLTHGSVRMSVMSKLMRCISYGVNFDTELFDYDEIARLAKLYKPTVIIAGYSSYSRRLNFAKFKQIAEDCGAVLWADMAHFAGLVAGGVFVGEENPIPYADIVTTTTHKTLRGPRGGIVFATKEYEDIINKACPLMMGGPLPHVIAAKTVAFKEALSVDFKKYSHQIVENARRLAEGFVREGLRVLTGGTDNHIVVIDLRSLGISGSIAENVLSEVGVAVNRNALYSDAQGKWDPSGIRLGTAAITTLGMGVDEMDEVAAVIVKVLRNICVKRNANGKDVGELAEGIFEEARGRISDLLSRFPLYPEIDLETLE, translated from the coding sequence ATGGTTATATCAAATCATGAATTTTTAGAAGGTCGTTCTGTAAATAAACGAGAAAAATTAGCTGCTGTAGCTTATACAGCTGCTCTTGCTCATTTAAAAAATTGTTTCCCTTCTGTCGGGAAGAAGATTATTGATGAGTTAAAGAGTCAGCGATCTTGTTTAAAGATGATTGCTTCTGAAAATTATTCATCCCTCTCCGTTCAAGTGGCTATGGGAAACTTGCTCACAGATAAATATTGTGAGGGGAGCCCATTTAGACGTTTTTATTCTTGCTGCGAGAATGTGGATGCTATTGAATGGGAATGCGCGGAAACTGCAAAAGAGCTATTTTCTTCTGAGTATGCTTTTGTCCAACCACTTTCTGGCTCAGATGCAAACTTACTTGCTCTTATGGCGGTACTTACTCATAAAATTCAAACTCCTGCTGTTAAAGCCTTGGGTTATAAGACCATAAATGATCTTTCAGAAGAAGAGTATATGCAATTAAAGAGAGATATGGCGTCTAGCGTATGTCTAGGACCTTCTTTAAATGCAGGAGGGCATCTAACTCACGGTAGCGTAAGAATGAGCGTGATGTCTAAATTGATGCGCTGCATATCTTATGGGGTAAATTTTGATACTGAGCTTTTTGATTATGATGAGATTGCCCGGTTGGCTAAATTATACAAACCTACAGTGATTATTGCTGGGTATTCCTCATATTCACGTAGATTAAACTTTGCGAAATTTAAGCAGATTGCAGAGGATTGTGGAGCTGTTCTTTGGGCTGATATGGCACATTTTGCAGGTCTTGTTGCTGGTGGCGTTTTTGTAGGGGAAGAAAATCCTATTCCTTATGCAGATATTGTCACAACAACAACCCACAAAACATTACGAGGACCTCGTGGTGGGATTGTATTTGCGACTAAAGAGTACGAGGATATTATAAATAAGGCGTGCCCTTTGATGATGGGAGGGCCCCTCCCTCATGTGATTGCAGCTAAAACCGTAGCTTTTAAAGAAGCTTTATCTGTAGATTTTAAAAAATACTCTCATCAGATTGTAGAGAATGCCCGGAGGTTAGCTGAAGGGTTTGTGCGAGAGGGATTGCGCGTGCTTACTGGAGGCACAGATAATCACATCGTGGTTATCGATTTGAGGTCTCTGGGGATTTCTGGGAGCATAGCGGAGAATGTTTTAAGTGAAGTTGGCGTTGCTGTAAATCGAAACGCCTTATATTCAGATGCTCAAGGGAAATGGGATCCTTCTGGTATACGTTTAGGAACCGCAGCGATAACGACCTTGGGAATGGGTGTAGATGAGATGGATGAGGTAGCAGCGGTTATTGTAAAAGTTTTGCGAAATATTTGCGTAAAACGTAATGCTAATGGTAAAGACGTAGGAGAGCTTGCTGAAGGTATCTTTGAAGAAGCTAGGGGAAGAATCAGTGATCTATTGTCGCGTTTTCCTCTCTACCCAGAAATTGATTTGGAAACATTGGAATGA
- a CDS encoding ATP-dependent Clp protease proteolytic subunit, producing MPDGEALRLRDCLEKQILSNRRVFFCEPVTEKSAADAIRKLWYLEMTDPGKPITFVINSPGGSVDAGFAIWDQIKMLTSPVTTVVTGLAASMGSVLSLCAAPGRRFATPHSRIMIHQPSIGGPITGQATDLDIHAREILKTKARIVDVYVEATHQPRDVIEKAIDRDMWMTADEAKDFGLLDGILFSFNDL from the coding sequence ATGCCTGATGGAGAAGCATTGAGGTTACGTGATTGTTTAGAGAAACAGATTTTATCTAATCGTCGGGTATTTTTTTGTGAGCCTGTAACGGAAAAAAGTGCAGCAGATGCTATCCGCAAACTATGGTACTTAGAAATGACAGATCCAGGTAAGCCGATTACCTTTGTTATTAATAGTCCTGGGGGATCTGTAGATGCTGGATTCGCGATTTGGGATCAGATTAAGATGCTTACATCCCCAGTGACTACTGTAGTTACGGGATTGGCAGCGTCTATGGGTTCAGTTTTAAGTTTATGTGCTGCTCCTGGGCGTCGTTTTGCAACTCCCCACTCTAGGATTATGATTCACCAGCCCTCTATTGGTGGACCGATTACTGGACAGGCTACAGATTTAGATATCCACGCTAGGGAGATCCTTAAAACCAAAGCAAGGATTGTTGATGTGTATGTAGAAGCCACTCATCAACCTAGAGATGTGATAGAAAAAGCCATAGATAGGGACATGTGGATGACTGCAGATGAAGCTAAAGATTTTGGGCTGCTAGATGGCATCCTCTTTTCTTTCAATGACTTGTAG
- the dapF gene encoding diaminopimelate epimerase: protein MASSFLSMTCRYPIYSGAGNRFFLKTGSPSSPALIRLLCTQAHVDGFLYLEPSQIADAKLAIFNADGSRPTMCGNGLRCAIAYLAQKLEKPQITIATDQGVYSGVYFSWERVLVDMTLPEWNFSSHEIVLSGLGKVQVFFIHTGVPHLVVFCPEIASIDVAVLGRELRYHTTFAPSGANVNFVEIFSEQQLRIRTYERGLERESAACGTGCIAAVKTALFRGFVKQGEVIVHVSQESMKVFIEGERIYLEGPVTIESSGRLENQGEALSSSMEKDV, encoded by the coding sequence ATGGCATCCTCTTTTCTTTCAATGACTTGTAGATATCCTATATATTCTGGAGCGGGAAATCGCTTTTTCCTTAAAACAGGCTCTCCCTCTTCTCCTGCTTTAATCCGTCTGCTGTGCACTCAAGCACATGTAGACGGATTTTTATATTTAGAACCCTCGCAGATAGCAGATGCAAAGTTGGCCATCTTTAATGCCGATGGTTCTCGTCCTACAATGTGTGGGAATGGCTTACGTTGTGCTATTGCCTATCTTGCACAGAAGTTAGAGAAGCCACAGATCACTATAGCTACAGATCAAGGGGTATACTCGGGAGTATATTTTTCTTGGGAGCGAGTTCTTGTAGATATGACATTGCCGGAATGGAACTTCTCATCTCATGAAATCGTTTTAAGTGGACTAGGGAAAGTACAGGTATTTTTTATCCATACGGGAGTGCCTCATCTTGTGGTATTTTGCCCCGAGATTGCTTCTATAGATGTTGCAGTGCTTGGGAGGGAGTTGCGTTACCATACTACATTTGCTCCTTCGGGAGCAAATGTGAATTTTGTGGAAATTTTTAGCGAGCAGCAATTAAGAATACGTACGTATGAACGTGGACTAGAGAGAGAAAGTGCTGCATGTGGGACGGGATGCATTGCTGCTGTAAAAACAGCTTTGTTTCGTGGTTTTGTAAAACAGGGTGAGGTTATAGTCCATGTATCCCAGGAGAGCATGAAAGTTTTTATAGAAGGAGAGCGTATATATTTGGAAGGTCCTGTAACTATAGAATCGTCGGGGAGGCTAGAAAACCAGGGGGAGGCCTTATCTTCTAGCATGGAGAAAGATGTATAG
- a CDS encoding UPF0158 family protein: MTEYPVPQNPLLLRALRLMDAFSKSDDERDFYLDRVEGFILYIDLDKDQEDLDKIYQELEDNAERYCLIPKLTFYEIKKIMETFINEKIYDIDTKEKFLEILQSKNAREQFLEFVYDHESELEKWQQFYAERSRIRIIEWLRNNKFHFVFEEDLDFTKHVLEQLKIHLFDAKVSKEITQARQLLANKAKVYYSNEALNPRPKRGRPPKQSAKVETETTISSDIYTKVPAIARRFLFLPEISSASSITFSEKFDTEEEFLANLRGSTRLEDQLNLANLSERFASLKELSAKLGYDSESGEDLFSGDDDDDEEEEVSLKPKTGKRGRKKAT, translated from the coding sequence ATGACTGAGTATCCTGTCCCACAAAATCCCCTTTTGCTTCGTGCTCTTCGCCTTATGGACGCGTTTTCTAAATCTGACGATGAGCGGGATTTCTATCTTGATCGTGTCGAGGGGTTTATTCTTTATATTGATTTAGATAAAGATCAGGAAGATCTTGATAAGATTTATCAGGAGCTCGAGGACAATGCTGAACGGTATTGTTTAATCCCCAAGTTAACTTTTTATGAAATTAAAAAGATCATGGAGACGTTCATTAATGAAAAGATCTATGATATTGATACTAAGGAAAAGTTTTTAGAGATTCTTCAATCTAAAAATGCAAGAGAGCAGTTTTTAGAGTTTGTCTACGATCACGAATCTGAGTTAGAGAAATGGCAGCAGTTTTATGCTGAGCGTTCGCGGATCCGAATTATTGAATGGTTGCGAAATAATAAGTTTCATTTTGTCTTTGAAGAGGATTTGGATTTCACTAAGCATGTATTAGAACAGTTAAAGATCCATTTGTTCGATGCTAAGGTGAGCAAAGAAATCACCCAGGCGCGTCAGCTGCTTGCCAATAAGGCTAAGGTGTATTACTCCAATGAAGCTTTGAATCCGCGTCCTAAGCGGGGGCGCCCTCCGAAGCAGTCTGCAAAAGTAGAGACAGAAACCACGATTTCTAGTGACATTTATACTAAGGTCCCTGCGATAGCACGGCGGTTTCTATTTTTACCGGAGATCTCTTCGGCCTCTTCGATTACTTTTTCTGAGAAGTTCGATACAGAGGAAGAGTTTTTGGCGAATCTTCGTGGATCAACGAGACTTGAAGATCAGTTGAACCTTGCAAATCTCTCTGAGAGGTTTGCGTCATTAAAAGAGCTTTCTGCAAAGCTTGGCTACGATTCTGAGTCTGGCGAAGACCTTTTCAGTGGAGACGACGATGATGATGAGGAGGAAGAAGTCTCTTTGAAGCCTAAGACTGGCAAGCGTGGCCGCAAAAAAGCAACATAA
- the ubiE gene encoding bifunctional demethylmenaquinone methyltransferase/2-methoxy-6-polyprenyl-1,4-benzoquinol methylase UbiE encodes MTGYFKRHNLQEMFGTLAPKYDKINGILSLGTHHLWNRALIRMLGSADHLLDLCSGTGKVALSYVRTYPGSSATLIDFSSEMLQIAKKRAPQNVELTFLHRDVSTLPLESSSQTLASMAYGLRNLSEKTAALKEVFRVLKPGGRFGILELTQARGLLHSIHSCYLKIMVPKIGKFFSHHPNAYQYLSESIHNLPKDHELEQLFLQAGFQLKKKKKFFSGVATIWLLEKTLKSSL; translated from the coding sequence ATGACAGGCTACTTCAAAAGACATAACCTCCAAGAGATGTTTGGGACGTTAGCTCCCAAATATGACAAAATCAATGGGATTCTTTCCCTGGGGACGCATCACCTATGGAACCGTGCGCTTATCCGCATGTTAGGAAGTGCTGACCATCTTCTAGATCTATGCTCAGGAACTGGTAAGGTAGCCCTGAGCTATGTTCGCACCTATCCAGGATCCTCAGCAACACTCATAGATTTCTCCTCAGAGATGCTGCAGATCGCTAAAAAACGTGCTCCACAAAATGTAGAGCTTACCTTCTTACATCGAGACGTCTCTACTCTCCCCTTAGAAAGCTCTTCGCAAACGCTAGCCTCCATGGCGTATGGCTTAAGGAACCTCTCTGAAAAAACAGCTGCTCTTAAGGAAGTGTTCAGGGTTCTTAAACCGGGAGGGAGGTTTGGAATCCTCGAGCTCACACAAGCTCGAGGGCTGCTTCACAGCATCCATTCCTGTTACCTTAAGATCATGGTTCCCAAAATCGGAAAGTTCTTCTCCCACCACCCTAATGCTTACCAATACCTAAGCGAGAGTATCCACAACCTCCCTAAAGATCACGAGCTAGAACAGCTATTCTTACAGGCAGGATTTCAGCTGAAGAAAAAAAAGAAGTTCTTCTCAGGAGTAGCGACAATATGGCTATTAGAAAAAACCTTAAAGTCTTCCCTTTAA
- a CDS encoding menaquinone biosynthesis protein codes for MPYELQKCINFGCVNYINALPFSLPLLENSYLQLHLAPPAELLKKILHHEIDCALTSSIGTVAQKLQCLPGWGIAAHKHVQSVNLYTSSSFFSSSRPKVAITNESLSSVALFKILCHNLWQVPSPQIEHLSPSEIINLSPDRYDGLLLIGDAALKHPQIPQFTTHDLAQCWDELTGMPFVFAVVLNRTSWENCSSLIHLALESALSHFENSPQEVIETAHKRTNLSHKDLRTYYSLLRYRLGEEDYAGLKAFQQYYDRLLQKT; via the coding sequence TTGCCTTACGAACTCCAAAAATGTATAAACTTCGGCTGTGTAAACTACATCAATGCTTTGCCTTTTTCCTTGCCACTTCTTGAAAATTCCTATCTACAGCTACATTTAGCTCCCCCGGCTGAATTGTTAAAAAAAATACTCCATCACGAAATAGACTGTGCCCTCACTTCATCTATAGGAACGGTTGCACAGAAATTGCAATGCCTCCCTGGCTGGGGGATAGCTGCTCACAAGCATGTGCAAAGTGTTAATCTTTATACTTCTTCATCTTTTTTTTCTTCTTCAAGACCTAAAGTTGCCATAACAAATGAAAGTCTGTCATCTGTAGCTCTATTTAAAATTCTTTGCCATAACCTATGGCAAGTTCCTTCTCCTCAGATAGAACACCTTTCCCCATCAGAAATCATAAATCTTTCCCCAGATAGATATGACGGCCTCCTTTTAATTGGAGATGCTGCTCTTAAACATCCCCAAATCCCACAATTTACAACTCATGACCTAGCTCAGTGCTGGGATGAACTTACAGGGATGCCCTTTGTCTTTGCTGTGGTTCTCAACAGAACCTCTTGGGAAAATTGTTCCTCTTTAATACATCTCGCACTAGAGTCTGCTCTTTCTCATTTTGAGAATTCCCCTCAAGAAGTTATAGAAACAGCACATAAACGTACAAATCTTTCCCATAAAGATCTCCGGACATATTACTCTCTCCTTAGGTATCGCCTAGGGGAGGAAGACTACGCAGGGCTTAAGGCATTTCAACAATACTATGACAGGCTACTTCAAAAGACATAA
- a CDS encoding CofH family radical SAM protein, translated as MTTTIPHPPLLPKTPWLRTLFEAIISGERLSEEHALQLLLLKDDEDLQALWSLADQVRKQRVGDVVYYSSTLYLYPTNFCTYNCTFCSFYAKPGDPKGWYYTPEQLLEQIAQVHNPITEVHIVAGCTPSCDLHYYTKLFSLVKHAYPDVHIKALTAIEYAYLESLHNIPVKEILTILKEAGLDSIPGGGAEILVDKIRDLLAPGRISSARYLEIHKTAHELGIPTNSIMLCYHRETPEDIVTHLKLLRELQDETRGFKNFVILKFANINNALGRRLKKLGVPHAISPRTLMAVSRLFLDNFLNLKAMWNYLGIEEALHMLSCGANDLSSTHQGEKVFEMASLGYPVKLDIEGMANLIQKQGRIPCLTNSKNV; from the coding sequence ATGACAACGACAATACCCCACCCTCCACTTCTTCCTAAAACTCCCTGGTTACGGACCCTCTTTGAAGCCATAATCTCTGGAGAGCGCCTTTCCGAAGAGCATGCCCTCCAGCTCCTGCTTTTAAAAGATGATGAAGACCTTCAAGCCTTGTGGTCCCTGGCAGATCAAGTTCGTAAACAACGCGTTGGAGATGTCGTCTACTACTCCTCCACGCTTTATCTCTATCCTACAAACTTCTGTACCTACAACTGCACATTTTGCTCGTTCTATGCTAAACCTGGAGATCCTAAGGGCTGGTACTACACGCCAGAGCAGCTCCTAGAGCAGATTGCCCAGGTGCATAACCCTATTACGGAAGTACATATTGTTGCAGGGTGCACGCCCTCCTGTGATCTTCATTACTATACGAAGCTCTTTTCTTTAGTAAAACACGCCTATCCTGACGTGCATATCAAAGCTCTAACAGCAATAGAATATGCCTACCTAGAAAGCCTGCATAATATTCCCGTTAAGGAAATCCTTACAATATTGAAAGAAGCTGGGTTGGATTCTATTCCTGGAGGGGGAGCAGAAATCCTTGTAGATAAAATCCGGGATCTCCTTGCGCCTGGGAGGATCTCCTCAGCAAGGTACTTAGAGATACATAAGACCGCCCACGAGCTGGGAATCCCAACGAATTCTATTATGTTATGTTACCATCGGGAAACTCCTGAGGATATTGTTACGCACCTCAAGCTCCTAAGGGAACTCCAAGATGAAACTCGGGGATTTAAGAATTTTGTGATTTTAAAGTTTGCTAATATTAACAATGCTTTGGGGAGGAGATTGAAGAAACTCGGCGTTCCTCATGCTATCTCTCCTCGCACCTTAATGGCAGTATCACGTCTGTTCTTGGACAACTTCCTCAATCTAAAAGCAATGTGGAACTACCTAGGAATTGAAGAGGCCCTTCATATGCTTTCTTGTGGAGCAAACGATCTTTCTTCTACACATCAAGGGGAGAAGGTCTTTGAAATGGCATCATTAGGATATCCTGTAAAACTAGATATCGAAGGAATGGCAAACCTCATCCAAAAACAAGGAAGGATCCCTTGCCTTACGAACTCCAAAAATGTATAA